The window CAGGTCCTGCACGACGGCCGAGGCGGACACCGTCAGCGGCACCCCGTCCACGGGCGCGATGCGGACCGAGCCCGGCGAGCCCTCCGGGCCGCGCAGCGTGATCCCGCGCCGCACGACGAGGTTCTCCCGGTACGTGCCGGGAGCGACGACGAGCACGTCGCCGTCGCTCGCGGCCTCCAGGGCTGCGGCGAGCGATGCGTACTCACCCGTGCGGCGCCGCCACCGCGATGTACCGGTGTGCGTCACCTGGACCGTGCCCTGTGCCATGGCGTTGCTGTGCCCCCACCTCGTGGAACGCGGGTCGATGCCGAACAGTTCGGCTGCTTGGTCGGTCCACCGTAGCGTGCGCGGGCAGGGGGAGTTGACCGGAGTGGGAAGGCCGTCAGCTGCCCGTGCCCGTCCTGCCCCAGTCCGGCCCCGCCTTGTCCCATGCCTGGTCCCAACGGGCGTAGCGGCGGCGGACCATGCGCCAGACGATCAGGCGTCTGGCGCCCTCGAAGAGCCCCGCGGCGAGCACGGTGGCGCCGAAGCCGGCCAGCACCGCGTGGGTCGTCGCGGTGGCCGTGTCCAGGGGGCGGCCGACGATGCGGCCCCGGCCGTCGGTCCACAGCGTGAAGTGGTCGCCGGGCCGGGGGGTCCTGAGATTGGCCATGACCGTGCCGTGCCGGTCGGTGCCGTCCGGGCCGGTCCAGTCGGCGACCACGCGGCTGAGCCGGTCGCGGGTCGTGGAGGTCTCCGGATCGGGGTCCAGCGGAGAGCCGTCGACCTTCTTGACGACGGTGGCCGTCACCCGGTGCCGGCTCTGCTGCTGGTCGCGCACGGACTGCTGCAGAGCCCCCTGCGCGGTGGTGCCGGCGGCGGCGCCGATGAGGGGAGCGGCGACGACGATCAGCAGAAGGGCCGCGAACGCCAGCCAGGCCTCGACCAGATCGGTCGTCCGCCGCAGCGGATTGTGCCGCCAGCGCCACAGCCCGACGAACGCCCGTAGTCCACCGATTGCCCGCACCGCGCCACACCCCCTTCCGCGTCCGTGATAACCCGGGGCCGAGCCGTCCACGCGCGGTCCCGGCCAAGAGAGAGCGACATCACCCTCCCACCGGGCCTTCTCATGAACTTCTCACAAACACCCAACGGACGGACCCGGGGCGGGTGTTCCCTACACGTGAACCGAATCGTAGGAGATTGAATTTTCAAGAGGAGAGGGGGTGTCGACCGCCGCCGAAGTTCGACAAGGCCCGTTCCGCAAGAAGGGAACTGCCTATTCGAGTACCCGTACCGGATCGCCGATCCGTACGGTGCCGCCGGATTCCGGAACGAGGTTCTGCCCGAAGACCAGCTGGTCGCCGAACCGGCGGTGGCGGGCGAGGGTCCGCAGTGGTTCGCGGCCGCGCTCGCCGGTGTCCTGGTCGGTGGTGGTCACCACGCACCGCCCGCACATCTTGGCGACCCGGAAGGTCACCTCGCCGATCGCGACGCGCCGCCAGTCGTCCTCGGCCCAGGCGTCCGAGCCGTCGACGACCACGTTCGGCCGGAAGCGGCTCATGGGGAGCGGGCCCTCGTCGGGGTGGTCGCCCCGTGCGACCAGCGCGTTGAGCGCGTCCAGCGAGGCGAGGGTGGTGAGCAGCAGCGGGTAGCCGTCGGCGAAGCTGACGGTCTCGCCGGGGCGGGCGTACTCGGGGTCGAGCGGGCGGCGGGTCGCCGGGTCGTCGAGGTGCACGAGCCGTACGGGCACGCCCAGGTGGTCGCTGAACCAGGCGTGCGCCGCCGCGTGGGCGGGCACCGCCTCCACCTTGTCCCGCCAGATCTCCACGGTCACCGTGCCGCCGGTGGGCTCGGGCACGGGGACGGTGAGCGCCGCGCGGCCGGACGCGGACAGCAGGAGACCGCCGCCGGGCAGCAGCCCGGCGGCGGCCAACGTCATGCGCGGATGCGGACGTTGAGTGATGACCTTGCCCGAGCCGTCGACCAGCACCCAGCGACGGTCGCCCGCCAGCCCCCAGGGCTCCACGACGGCCTCCTCGGGGGCGAAGCCCCGGGCCGCCTTCAGCGGGTGGACGTGGATCGAGTGCAGCGACGGATTCCCCATGGGGTCATCCTGCCAGCAGACCGTGACAACCCCACGCGAAGCGTTCCAAGTGCCTCAGTACCCCCGGTACTGCTGTCCGTTGTAGGGATCCTGCTGGTACGGGGCCGACGGGGCCGGGCGCGGAGCCGCCGGGCGCATGGCCTCGTATCCGGCCATGGGCCGTTGCTGTTGCTGCTGCGGCTGGGCGCCCGGATAGCCGCGCGGACCCGCGACCTGCTGCGGGATGTACGCGTTCGGTGCCTGCTGCAGCGGCGAGGGCTGCTGAGCCTGCGGATAGCCGTAGGCGGACTGGGAGGGACCCGCCGGCAGCGCGGGCAGCGCCGACGGCAGTGCGGGCAGGTTGCTGCCCGGGGTGTCGTACTGCGCGGGTACCCGGATCGGGGCGATCTGAGGAGTTCCCCGCTCGGCGACGAGAGAGTCGTAGATCGGGGTGTCCGCGAAGGACGAGGCGGAGTAGTAACCGCCGCCGTAGGTGGAGCGGGGGGAGGTCATGGCACATAAGTTAAGCCCACGATGTGCTGGTTGGGGAGACCGATAAGAGGGTTGTTTTCCGTGTCGGCAGTGACGCTGGCCCCCCAATGCGAGCGAACTCGGCGAAAAAGGGCAGCAAAGCGCGTACTGATCGTGTAAAGGGCGAGTTCCTCGCGGGTTACCGGCGATTGGTCACCGGTCTTTCGGTACGGGTTCTGGGGGTTCCGGGCCCCGGGGGAATAGGTTTGGGCCCCACAACGGATCCGGCCGGATCCGACGGTCCGCGTGGGACGCGGCCTGGTGACGACCTTCTGGATGACCTTCTGATGGGGGCGGACATGTCAATGCCGAAAGGATCGAACGTCGCGGTGCCGACGACCGCGCTGCGCGTGGAACTGGGCCGGCGCTCCGGGCCGGGTGTACCCGACACGGACGCCTCGGCGCTGTTGCTCGTCGGCGGAAAGGTGCGTTCGGACGCCGACTTCGTCTTCTACAACCAGCCCGCGCACTCCTCAGGCGCGGTCCGGCACGAGGGCAAGCGGGACGTCGGCGGCCAGGTGACCGAGTCGCTCGTCGTCGACCTCGCGCGCGTGGAGCCCGCCGTCGAGACCGTAGTGGTGGCCGCCTCCGCGGACGGTGGCACCTTCGGACAGGTGCCCGGGCTCCACATCCGGGTGCTCGACGAGCGGGCGGGCACCGAGATCGCGCGCTACGACAGCGCGGACGCCGGCGCCGAAACCGCTTTCGTCCTCGGGGAGTTCTACCGCAGACAGGGCGCCTGGAAGTTCCGCGCCGTGGGCCAGGGCTACAGCAGCGGACTGCAGGGGCTCGCCACCGACTTCGGCATCACCGTGGACGAACCGCAGCAGGCGGCGGCCCCCGCTCCCGTGGCCGCGCCCGTCGCTCCTCCCGTCACCGTGCCGCCGCCGGTGACGACCGCCCCGCCCCCGCCGCCCGCCCCTCCCGCTGCGCCGCCCGCCCCGGTCCGCCTCACCAAGGTGACGCTCACCAAGGAGGCCCCGGCGGTCTCCCTGGCCAAGCAGGGCGGCACCTCCGGCGCCCTGCGCGTGAACCTCAACTGGGAGGTGCGCAAGCAGTTCAAGGGGTGGGGCAGCAAACTGGGCCGGGCCGTCGCCATGCACGCGGACCTCGACCTCGACCTGTGCGCCCTGTTCGAACTGTCCGACGGCAGCAAGGGCGTCGTCCAGGCGCTCGGCAACGCCTTCGGGTCGCTGCATCAGCCGCCCTTCATCCACCTGGACGGCGACGACCGCACCGGCGCCGTCAGCAGCGGCGAGAACCTCACCGTCAGCCTCGACCACAAGCAGTACTTCCGGCGCATCCTCATCTTCGTCACCATCTACGAGGGCGCCCGCTCCTTCGCCGACCTGCACGCGACGGTGACCCTCCAGCCGCAGCACGGCGCACCCATCGACTTCTCCCTCGACGAGTGCACGGTCCCCTCCACCGTCTGCGCGCTCGCCCTCATCACCCACCAGGGCGGCGACCTCATCGTCCAGCGCGAGGCCCGCTACCTCGTCCCCGAACGCGGGGTGAGCCCGCAGCGTACGGTCGACTACGCCTATGGGTGGGGGATGAACTGGACCCCGGGCAGGAAATAGCTCCCATCGCGCCCCTCCCATAAGAGGAGGGGCACGGACCGGGGGCTAGCCCTCGTCCGGCACCGCGTCCGGTCGCGCGTAGGTGCGGCCCTTCCAGGCCGCGCCGCGTCCCTGGTAGTGCCGCACCGCCGAGTCCACCGTCATCAGCAGATACAGCGAGGCGGTGAACGGCAGTAGCGGTGCGAGCCGCAGGGGCTGACCGTAATAACGGAGCATCGGCAGGTACGTCGCCGTCATCAGCAGCCAGGCGAGCCCGCCGAGGAGCGCCGCGGCCGGGTCCCGGGCGAGCACGCCCGTCAGGAGCGCCACGGGCGGCACGAGGTACACGAGGGTGAGGCCGAGGACCGTGCCGGCCAGCAGCAGCGGGTTGTGCAGGAGCTGGGCGTAGGCGCTGCGCGCGATCATGTGCCACAGGTCGTGCAGCCGGGGGTAGGGCCGCACGCTGTCGACCCGCTCCGCCAGCCCCAGCCAGATGCGGCCGCCGCTCCGCTTGACCGCCCTGGCCAGGGCCACGTCGTCGATGACCGCCTGCCGGATCGCGTCCGGGATCCGCGCCCGCTCGGCGGCCTCGGCGCTCAGCAGCACACAGCCACCCGCCGCCGCCGCCGTGCGCGAACCCCGTACGCCGATCCACCGGAACGGATACAGCTGGGCGAAGAAGTAGACGAAGGCCGGCACGACGAGCCGTTCCCATGGGCTCTCGGCGCGCAGCCGGGCCATCTGGGAGACGAGGTCGAAGCCGCCGGTGCGCGCGGCCGCCACCAGGGCGCGCAGGCTGTCCGGCCGATGCGCGATGTCCGCGTCCGTCAGCAGCAGGAACTCCGGCCCTCGCGCGCGTGCCAGCTCCATCCCGTGGCGCACGGCCCAGAGCTTGCCCGTCCAGCCGGCGGGCGGCTCCCCGGGCGAGGACACCGTCAGGGCCGGTCCGCCGTGGCGTCGGGCCAGGTCGCGGGCCAGGTCACCGGTGCCGTCCGAGCTGCCGTCGTCCACCAGGAAGATCTCCGCCCGGCCGGGGTAGTCCTGGGCCAGCAGCGACGGCAGGCTCTCGGGCAGCACGGCAGCCTCGTCGCGGGCGGGGACGACGACGCAGACGTAAGGCCAGTCGTCGGGGTCCCGGCGGGGTGGCAGACGGACGTCCGTGCGCCAGAAGAAGCCCTGGCCGAGCAGCAGCCACAACCAGGCGGCGAGTGATCCGGCGGCGGTCCACGCGATGGCGCTCACGTCCGCAGTCTGCCCCACGGCGGCGGCCGTACCGAGGCCATCGTCTATCGTGGCCGGGTGAAGATCGCGCTCATGGACTCCGGTATCGGTCTGCTCCCCGCCGCCGCCGCGGTACGGCGGCTGCGGCCCGACGCGGATCTCGTGATCTCCTCCGACCCCGACGGCATGCCCTGGGGCCCGCGCACTCCGCAGGACCTCACCGAGCGCGCCCTCGCCGTCGCGGCGGCCGCCGCCGCGCACACGCCCGACGCCCTGATCGTCGGCTGCAACACCGCGTCCGTGCACGCCCTGCCCGCCCTGCGCGCTCTGCTCGAACCCGGCCTGCCGGTCATCGGCACCGTCCCGGCGATCAAGCCCGCCGCGTCCGGCGGCGGTCCCTTCACCATCTGGGCCACGCCCGCCACCACCGGCAGCCCTTACCAGCGCGGCCTCATCGAGGAGTTCGCCGGCGGCGTGGCGGTCACCGAAGTGCCCTGCTGGGGCCTGGCCG is drawn from Streptomyces bottropensis ATCC 25435 and contains these coding sequences:
- a CDS encoding MOSC domain-containing protein, with protein sequence MGNPSLHSIHVHPLKAARGFAPEEAVVEPWGLAGDRRWVLVDGSGKVITQRPHPRMTLAAAGLLPGGGLLLSASGRAALTVPVPEPTGGTVTVEIWRDKVEAVPAHAAAHAWFSDHLGVPVRLVHLDDPATRRPLDPEYARPGETVSFADGYPLLLTTLASLDALNALVARGDHPDEGPLPMSRFRPNVVVDGSDAWAEDDWRRVAIGEVTFRVAKMCGRCVVTTTDQDTGERGREPLRTLARHRRFGDQLVFGQNLVPESGGTVRIGDPVRVLE
- a CDS encoding glycosyltransferase — protein: MSAIAWTAAGSLAAWLWLLLGQGFFWRTDVRLPPRRDPDDWPYVCVVVPARDEAAVLPESLPSLLAQDYPGRAEIFLVDDGSSDGTGDLARDLARRHGGPALTVSSPGEPPAGWTGKLWAVRHGMELARARGPEFLLLTDADIAHRPDSLRALVAAARTGGFDLVSQMARLRAESPWERLVVPAFVYFFAQLYPFRWIGVRGSRTAAAAGGCVLLSAEAAERARIPDAIRQAVIDDVALARAVKRSGGRIWLGLAERVDSVRPYPRLHDLWHMIARSAYAQLLHNPLLLAGTVLGLTLVYLVPPVALLTGVLARDPAAALLGGLAWLLMTATYLPMLRYYGQPLRLAPLLPFTASLYLLMTVDSAVRHYQGRGAAWKGRTYARPDAVPDEG
- a CDS encoding DUF6643 family protein, whose translation is MTSPRSTYGGGYYSASSFADTPIYDSLVAERGTPQIAPIRVPAQYDTPGSNLPALPSALPALPAGPSQSAYGYPQAQQPSPLQQAPNAYIPQQVAGPRGYPGAQPQQQQQRPMAGYEAMRPAAPRPAPSAPYQQDPYNGQQYRGY
- a CDS encoding TerD family protein gives rise to the protein MSMPKGSNVAVPTTALRVELGRRSGPGVPDTDASALLLVGGKVRSDADFVFYNQPAHSSGAVRHEGKRDVGGQVTESLVVDLARVEPAVETVVVAASADGGTFGQVPGLHIRVLDERAGTEIARYDSADAGAETAFVLGEFYRRQGAWKFRAVGQGYSSGLQGLATDFGITVDEPQQAAAPAPVAAPVAPPVTVPPPVTTAPPPPPAPPAAPPAPVRLTKVTLTKEAPAVSLAKQGGTSGALRVNLNWEVRKQFKGWGSKLGRAVAMHADLDLDLCALFELSDGSKGVVQALGNAFGSLHQPPFIHLDGDDRTGAVSSGENLTVSLDHKQYFRRILIFVTIYEGARSFADLHATVTLQPQHGAPIDFSLDECTVPSTVCALALITHQGGDLIVQREARYLVPERGVSPQRTVDYAYGWGMNWTPGRK
- a CDS encoding Rv1733c family protein; the protein is MRAIGGLRAFVGLWRWRHNPLRRTTDLVEAWLAFAALLLIVVAAPLIGAAAGTTAQGALQQSVRDQQQSRHRVTATVVKKVDGSPLDPDPETSTTRDRLSRVVADWTGPDGTDRHGTVMANLRTPRPGDHFTLWTDGRGRIVGRPLDTATATTHAVLAGFGATVLAAGLFEGARRLIVWRMVRRRYARWDQAWDKAGPDWGRTGTGS
- a CDS encoding glutamate racemase: MKIALMDSGIGLLPAAAAVRRLRPDADLVISSDPDGMPWGPRTPQDLTERALAVAAAAAAHTPDALIVGCNTASVHALPALRALLEPGLPVIGTVPAIKPAASGGGPFTIWATPATTGSPYQRGLIEEFAGGVAVTEVPCWGLAEAVEHADDAAIDAAIAAAAALTPEDVTTVVLGCTHYELVAERIRAAVQQPGRPPLVLHGSADAVAAQALRRIGELPKPEADWTGATLTVILSGREGSLPAPALAYAEGSLLRTTAPVPAVHPEQ